TGTGTTGGCCGGTTTCGGACGATTCGTCGAAGGCCAGCATCACGTCGAGGATGTGGTAGGCCATCTCGCCGGAGCAGCGGTTGGGGCGGCCGGACTGGATGGCGTAGGCCATGTCGGCGGCGCCGATGCTGCGCATGTTGTCGGTGTAGCCGTGGGAGAGGGGCACCGTTTCCCAATCGTCCATGCCCGCGCGGAAAACCGACACCTCGCCATCGAAGCAATTCGGGTCGGGTATGCGCAGGCTGCCGGACGTGCCGTGGAGTTCGATCGGGTGGTTGCCGTGTTTCCAGACATCGAAGCTCATCACCAGTGTAATGATCGCCCCGTTCCGGAATTCGAGCGTACCCGCGGCATGCGTGTTGACCTCGACCGGCAGCACCTGCCCGCTGGCCTCTTCGCTGGTGGCCAGTCGCTCGTTGGCCTTGCGCCCGGCAATCGCGGCCACGCGCTTGACGGGGCCCAGCAGGTTGACGAGCGCGGTGAGATAGTACGGCCCCATGTCGAGCATCGGACCGCCGCCGCGCAGGTAGTAGAAGCCGGGGTTCGGGTGCCAGCTTTCGTGGCCGGGGCAGCACATGAACGCGGTGCCGGCAACGGGCTTGCCGATCCATCCGTCATCGACCAGCTTGCGGCAGGTCTGCAGGCCGCCGCCGAGGAAGGTGTCCGGTGCGCAGCCGGTCAGCAGACCCTTTTCCTGGGCGAGTGCCAAAACCTTCTGCCCATCCTCGCGGGTGATGGCGAAGGGCTTTTCGCAATGCAC
This DNA window, taken from Pontiella desulfatans, encodes the following:
- a CDS encoding Gfo/Idh/MocA family protein → MAETVKAGIIGCGNISPAYFAAAKKLELLEIVSCADLIGQKAEDKAEENGVKAVSVQELLADPEIGIVINLTTPQAHAEVNLQALHAGKHVHCEKPFAITREDGQKVLALAQEKGLLTGCAPDTFLGGGLQTCRKLVDDGWIGKPVAGTAFMCCPGHESWHPNPGFYYLRGGGPMLDMGPYYLTALVNLLGPVKRVAAIAGRKANERLATSEEASGQVLPVEVNTHAAGTLEFRNGAIITLVMSFDVWKHGNHPIELHGTSGSLRIPDPNCFDGEVSVFRAGMDDWETVPLSHGYTDNMRSIGAADMAYAIQSGRPNRCSGEMAYHILDVMLAFDESSETGQHIDIASTCEQPAPLPLDLPAGKLDE